From Streptomyces sp. TLI_235, a single genomic window includes:
- a CDS encoding TetR family transcriptional regulator, with the protein MGRWEPNARGRLAQAALELYAEHGYEQTTVVEITARAGLTERTFYRHFADKREVLFFGTEMAKDLLARTVADAPADASAMDAVSAGLEALGAEFQENAERVRLRDAVVSANADLRERELIKLAGLAETMADALRGRGTPEPAASLAAETGIAVFKVAFARWISEPGRPDLPGILRSSTSELRNVLVERAPA; encoded by the coding sequence ATGGGTCGATGGGAGCCGAACGCACGCGGCCGGCTGGCGCAGGCGGCACTGGAGCTCTATGCCGAGCACGGGTACGAGCAGACCACCGTCGTGGAGATCACCGCACGGGCCGGGCTGACCGAACGCACCTTCTACCGCCACTTCGCCGACAAGCGCGAAGTGCTGTTCTTCGGCACGGAGATGGCGAAGGACCTGCTGGCGCGGACCGTCGCCGACGCACCGGCCGACGCGTCGGCGATGGACGCGGTGAGTGCTGGCCTCGAAGCCCTGGGCGCCGAGTTCCAGGAGAATGCCGAACGCGTCAGACTGCGGGACGCCGTCGTGTCGGCCAACGCGGACCTCAGAGAACGCGAACTGATCAAGCTCGCGGGGCTCGCCGAGACGATGGCCGACGCCCTGCGCGGCCGCGGCACTCCCGAGCCGGCCGCGAGCCTGGCCGCCGAGACGGGGATCGCCGTGTTCAAGGTCGCTTTCGCGCGCTGGATCAGCGAGCCGGGCCGACCGGACCTGCCCGGCATCCTGCGGTCTTCAACGTCGGAACTGAGGAACGTGCTCGTGGAACGCGCGCCTGCCTGA
- a CDS encoding nucleoside-diphosphate-sugar epimerase: MRVFVTGASGWVGSAVVPELIGAGHQVLGLARSDSSAAAVAAVGAEVLRGDLDDLDALTAGAAGCDGVVHLAFIHDFTRFEASVQADARAIETLAAAMEGSGKPLVVTAGTAAVPGRVATEHDTSAPGSPAAGRDANARAALDSAARGVRPSVVRLPRTVHGDGDHGFIAHLVTAARDKGVSGYVGDGTGRWPAVHVRDAARLYRLALEQAPAGSVLHAVADEGVPVREIAEVIGRHLDLPTASVPAEDFGFLGRILAVDQPASSVLTRELLGWRPSEPGLIEDLGKGHYFA; encoded by the coding sequence ATGCGGGTATTCGTCACGGGCGCGTCCGGCTGGGTCGGCTCGGCCGTCGTCCCCGAACTCATCGGCGCAGGTCACCAGGTACTCGGGCTCGCCAGGTCCGACTCATCGGCCGCCGCCGTCGCCGCCGTCGGAGCCGAGGTGCTCCGCGGCGACCTGGACGACCTCGACGCCCTGACCGCCGGGGCGGCCGGTTGCGACGGAGTCGTCCACCTCGCGTTCATCCACGACTTCACCCGGTTCGAGGCCTCCGTGCAGGCCGACGCCCGCGCCATCGAGACGCTGGCCGCCGCGATGGAAGGCTCCGGCAAGCCCCTGGTCGTCACCGCCGGCACCGCCGCGGTGCCCGGACGGGTCGCGACCGAGCACGACACCTCCGCCCCGGGCTCACCCGCGGCCGGCCGGGACGCGAACGCCAGGGCGGCGCTCGACTCGGCTGCACGCGGCGTCCGCCCGTCCGTCGTGCGGCTGCCCCGGACCGTGCACGGCGATGGCGACCACGGCTTCATCGCACACCTGGTCACCGCCGCCCGGGACAAGGGGGTCTCCGGCTACGTCGGCGACGGGACCGGCCGCTGGCCCGCCGTGCACGTACGGGACGCCGCGCGCCTGTACCGCCTCGCGCTCGAGCAGGCCCCGGCCGGCTCCGTGCTGCACGCCGTCGCCGACGAGGGCGTGCCGGTCCGCGAGATCGCCGAGGTGATCGGCCGCCACCTCGATCTGCCGACCGCCTCCGTCCCTGCCGAGGACTTCGGTTTTCTCGGCCGGATCCTGGCTGTCGACCAGCCGGCCTCCAGCGTTCTGACCCGGGAACTGCTCGGCTGGCGCCCCTCCGAGCCGGGCCTCATCGAAGACCTGGGCAAGGGCCACTACTTCGCCTGA
- a CDS encoding pimeloyl-ACP methyl ester carboxylesterase produces MIFQSDVPADLAHTVTGDGPPVVLVHAGVTDHRMWDPVVPALAERYTVVRYDLRGFGASAPPTSPFTETGDLLRLLDRLGHREVRLVGASWGARVAADFTLAHPDRVHSLVLLAPPWRGYDWSPAMVDYDEAETAALAADDLETAVDINLDMWLRGPARSWNEVPATLADQLREPVRTALTNQNVVDEHSQGAPGGDLRAIAVPTLVGVGLLDVPDFQDIARRYAAEIPRANLTEFPTAAHLIALDSPAELLTVLLPFLTL; encoded by the coding sequence ATGATCTTCCAATCCGATGTTCCCGCCGACCTTGCCCATACGGTCACCGGAGACGGACCGCCGGTCGTCCTCGTGCACGCCGGCGTGACCGACCATCGAATGTGGGATCCGGTCGTACCGGCGCTGGCCGAGCGGTACACGGTCGTGCGGTACGACCTGCGCGGCTTCGGCGCCTCCGCGCCACCCACCAGCCCGTTCACCGAAACCGGTGACCTGCTCCGTCTCCTGGACCGCCTCGGCCACCGCGAGGTCCGACTCGTCGGCGCCTCCTGGGGTGCCCGCGTCGCAGCCGACTTCACGCTCGCCCACCCCGACCGGGTGCACTCCCTCGTCCTCCTGGCCCCGCCGTGGCGGGGATACGACTGGTCCCCGGCGATGGTCGACTACGACGAGGCGGAGACCGCCGCCCTGGCCGCGGACGACCTGGAGACCGCCGTCGACATCAACCTCGACATGTGGCTCCGCGGCCCGGCCCGCTCCTGGAACGAAGTCCCCGCCACACTCGCCGACCAGTTGCGCGAGCCCGTGCGGACAGCGCTGACCAACCAGAACGTCGTCGACGAACACTCCCAGGGCGCCCCCGGCGGCGACCTCCGTGCGATCGCCGTTCCCACGCTGGTGGGCGTCGGCCTCCTCGATGTCCCCGACTTCCAGGACATCGCCCGCCGCTACGCGGCGGAGATCCCCCGGGCCAACCTGACCGAGTTCCCCACCGCGGCCCACCTCATCGCCCTCGACTCCCCCGCCGAACTCCTCACCGTCCTCCTCCCGTTCCTCACCCTCTAG
- a CDS encoding acyl-CoA reductase-like NAD-dependent aldehyde dehydrogenase, whose amino-acid sequence MTDPVADIDLLDRAVADLREGAPSWSGTPLTERIALLTRMMPRIADGAADMAAAGARAKGYGPESTWAAEDWIGAPWALAQNVSAYLHVLRRIAAGEEPLAPGSVHERDGRVLVDVFPATRWDSLLLNGFTAHVRMRAGTTAQQVRDRAASPYRGRPADPGVALVLGAGNVAAITALDILHKLYAEGQVVIAKMNPVNAYLRPHFERIFADFTERGWVRFVDGGAAEGSHLAAHPGVDAIHVTGSERTHDAIVWGTDERAEQRRRDDTPLTGKPFSSELGGVSPYIVTPGPWSAADFRYQAEHIVTSKMNNSGHNCVAGQILVLPRAWDGTRRLLDEIRTVLRALPPRSDYYPGARQRLAAVRRAHPQAEAHADGGCRLLVPDIAGDDDMLVTGEVFASALGVVRLPGDTPDRFLRHAVDFANDRLPGTLGATLLVHPRTEGEHRTSVEAAVAELRYGTLGINCWSAVGFLLGYTPWGAHPGHTPQNIGSGIGFVHNAFMLEDIEKTVLRAPFAPAPRGVLTGSPSLSPRPPFFVTNRTACTTVERVTRFTTAPALAKLPGIIASAVRG is encoded by the coding sequence GTGACCGATCCGGTTGCCGACATCGACCTGCTGGACCGAGCCGTTGCCGACCTCCGCGAAGGTGCCCCCTCGTGGTCGGGAACCCCGCTCACCGAACGGATAGCGCTCCTGACGCGCATGATGCCGCGGATCGCCGACGGCGCCGCGGACATGGCCGCGGCCGGCGCGCGGGCCAAGGGGTACGGCCCCGAGTCCACCTGGGCGGCAGAGGACTGGATCGGCGCCCCCTGGGCGCTCGCCCAGAACGTCAGCGCCTACCTGCACGTCCTGCGCCGGATCGCCGCCGGCGAGGAACCGCTCGCACCGGGCTCCGTGCACGAACGCGACGGCCGCGTCCTCGTCGACGTCTTCCCCGCCACCCGCTGGGACTCGCTCCTGCTCAACGGGTTCACCGCCCACGTGCGGATGCGTGCCGGCACCACCGCCCAGCAGGTACGGGACCGCGCCGCGAGCCCGTACCGCGGCCGGCCCGCCGACCCGGGCGTCGCCCTGGTGCTCGGCGCCGGCAACGTCGCGGCCATCACCGCCCTCGACATCCTGCACAAGCTCTACGCCGAGGGCCAGGTCGTCATCGCGAAGATGAACCCGGTCAATGCCTACCTGCGCCCGCACTTCGAGCGGATCTTCGCCGACTTCACCGAACGGGGCTGGGTACGGTTCGTCGACGGCGGTGCGGCCGAGGGCAGTCACCTCGCCGCCCACCCGGGCGTCGACGCCATCCACGTCACCGGCAGCGAGCGCACCCACGACGCCATCGTGTGGGGCACCGACGAGCGGGCCGAGCAGCGGCGCCGCGACGACACCCCGCTGACCGGCAAGCCGTTCAGCAGCGAACTCGGCGGCGTCAGCCCGTACATCGTGACGCCCGGGCCGTGGTCCGCCGCGGACTTCCGCTACCAGGCCGAGCACATCGTGACCAGCAAGATGAACAACTCCGGGCACAACTGCGTCGCCGGCCAGATCCTCGTGCTGCCCCGTGCCTGGGACGGCACCCGGCGCCTGCTGGACGAGATCCGCACGGTGCTGCGCGCGCTGCCGCCGCGCTCCGACTACTACCCGGGCGCCAGGCAGCGGCTCGCCGCCGTCCGCAGGGCACACCCGCAGGCCGAGGCCCACGCCGACGGCGGCTGCCGCCTCCTGGTGCCCGACATCGCCGGCGACGACGACATGCTGGTCACCGGCGAGGTCTTCGCCAGCGCCCTGGGCGTGGTGCGACTGCCCGGCGACACCCCCGACCGGTTCCTGCGCCACGCCGTCGACTTCGCCAATGACCGCCTCCCCGGCACTCTCGGCGCGACCCTCCTCGTCCACCCGCGGACGGAGGGGGAGCACCGCACCTCGGTGGAGGCCGCCGTCGCCGAACTCCGCTACGGCACCCTGGGCATCAACTGCTGGTCCGCGGTCGGATTCCTGCTCGGCTACACCCCCTGGGGCGCCCATCCGGGGCACACCCCGCAGAACATCGGCAGCGGCATCGGCTTCGTCCACAACGCCTTCATGCTCGAGGACATCGAGAAGACCGTCCTGCGCGCACCCTTCGCCCCCGCACCGCGCGGTGTGCTCACCGGCTCCCCGTCCCTCTCTCCCCGCCCCCCGTTCTTCGTCACCAACCGCACCGCGTGCACCACCGTCGAGCGCGTCACCCGATTCACCACGGCGCCGGCACTGGCGAAGCTCCCCGGAATCATCGCCTCCGCCGTACGCGGCTGA
- a CDS encoding sugar phosphate permease, translated as MTAADTPARALAQVPPEDRRTTGRAWTVTGLLVVFMMVNFADKSVLGLAADEIRADMGLSATDFGLANSAFFLLFSVAAVVVGLLADRVRPKWLLLGMAVLWSVAQVPAAVGGGLAVLIGSRVLLGAAEGPAFPVAQKAALAWFPDHRRNLPGALVTLGVTLGVITAAPGLTWVIHEHGWRAALWVVAAVGAVWAALWAVFGADGRHRTDDEQHTAPASDAPAERAGYRRILGTRTWIGATAAYFTTYWCVALTLVWLPSYLHTGLGHSPEAAGRLIVLPWAIGAVALLGQAWFTGRLMRRGVSGRRARGWVGGSLLLVGAIACLALPLVDGTAARTALLAIGFGLGGSFATVAVTTVAELAPAARRGGALGWMNATVTTAGLVAPAVVGRLVDSQGVTGYQNAALLTGALLVVGALAAFTMIDPARDAPRLRG; from the coding sequence TTGACCGCCGCCGACACCCCCGCGAGAGCGCTCGCCCAGGTCCCTCCGGAAGACCGCCGAACCACCGGCCGCGCCTGGACGGTCACCGGCCTGCTGGTGGTCTTCATGATGGTCAACTTCGCGGACAAGTCCGTCCTCGGCCTGGCGGCCGACGAGATCCGCGCGGACATGGGCCTGTCCGCGACCGACTTCGGGCTCGCCAACAGCGCCTTCTTCCTCCTGTTCTCCGTCGCTGCGGTCGTGGTGGGGCTGCTCGCCGATCGCGTGCGGCCGAAGTGGCTGCTGCTGGGCATGGCCGTGCTCTGGTCGGTCGCCCAGGTGCCGGCCGCCGTCGGCGGCGGCCTGGCCGTTCTGATCGGCTCGCGCGTCCTGCTGGGCGCCGCGGAGGGGCCCGCCTTCCCCGTCGCCCAGAAGGCAGCGCTGGCCTGGTTCCCCGACCACCGGCGCAACCTGCCCGGTGCGCTGGTCACCCTCGGAGTGACCCTGGGGGTCATCACCGCGGCCCCCGGGCTGACCTGGGTCATCCACGAGCACGGCTGGCGGGCGGCGCTCTGGGTGGTCGCGGCCGTCGGAGCGGTGTGGGCCGCGCTCTGGGCCGTGTTCGGCGCCGACGGCCGGCACCGCACCGACGACGAACAGCACACCGCCCCCGCATCGGACGCCCCTGCCGAGCGGGCCGGCTACCGGCGGATCCTCGGCACCCGCACCTGGATCGGCGCCACCGCCGCCTACTTCACGACCTACTGGTGCGTCGCACTGACGCTCGTGTGGCTGCCTTCCTACCTGCACACCGGCCTCGGCCACTCCCCGGAGGCCGCCGGCCGGCTGATCGTCCTGCCCTGGGCGATCGGCGCGGTCGCACTGCTCGGCCAGGCCTGGTTCACCGGCCGGCTGATGCGCCGCGGTGTCTCCGGCCGCCGGGCCCGCGGCTGGGTCGGCGGCAGCCTGCTGCTCGTGGGCGCGATCGCCTGCCTCGCCCTGCCGCTGGTGGACGGCACCGCGGCCAGGACCGCGCTGCTGGCCATCGGCTTCGGCCTGGGCGGCTCGTTCGCCACCGTCGCGGTCACCACCGTCGCAGAACTGGCCCCCGCCGCGCGGCGCGGCGGCGCCCTCGGCTGGATGAACGCCACCGTCACCACCGCGGGCCTTGTCGCTCCCGCCGTCGTCGGACGCCTCGTCGACAGCCAGGGCGTGACGGGCTACCAGAACGCCGCCCTGCTCACGGGCGCCCTCCTGGTGGTCGGTGCGCTGGCCGCCTTCACCATGATCGACCCCGCCCGGGACGCCCCGCGCCTGCGCGGCTGA
- a CDS encoding taurine dioxygenase yields MSTAAVPRPALDKPLMHYGRRVLERTAPGAPRAEYRLLGLAPLTPHIGAEITGVDLSRPIGDDLAEELRQALLEWKVVFFRDQHTFGPEHHLALAAVWGEPEANPFFAQGDTVGVSRLAKDATAVGTENIWHSDHSFMAAPALGSVLRAVEIPAAGGDTMWADMGAAYDNLSEETKGRIEGLTAVHDWVPSWGAMMTEEQIARLRERLPAVEHPVVVRHPRTGRKLLYVNEPFTTRIVGLSDAESRDLLDELVLQARIPEFQVRFRWQPDSVAIWDNIAVQHYAINDYYPSAASWSGSRSPASRSPEPGTRRSPARSATAGPP; encoded by the coding sequence ATGTCCACTGCCGCCGTTCCCCGCCCCGCCCTCGACAAGCCCCTCATGCACTACGGCCGGCGCGTCCTGGAGCGCACCGCGCCCGGCGCCCCCCGCGCCGAGTACCGGCTCCTGGGCCTTGCCCCGCTCACGCCCCACATCGGTGCCGAGATCACCGGCGTCGACCTCTCCCGCCCGATCGGCGACGACCTCGCCGAAGAACTGCGCCAGGCCCTGCTGGAGTGGAAGGTGGTCTTCTTCCGAGACCAGCACACCTTCGGCCCGGAACACCACCTCGCCCTCGCCGCCGTCTGGGGCGAGCCGGAGGCCAACCCCTTCTTCGCCCAGGGCGACACCGTCGGCGTCTCCCGGCTGGCCAAGGACGCCACCGCCGTCGGCACCGAGAACATCTGGCACAGCGACCACTCCTTCATGGCCGCGCCCGCCCTCGGGTCCGTGCTGCGCGCGGTCGAGATTCCGGCCGCCGGCGGCGACACCATGTGGGCCGACATGGGAGCCGCGTACGACAACCTCTCCGAGGAGACGAAGGGTCGGATCGAGGGCCTCACCGCGGTGCACGACTGGGTGCCCAGCTGGGGCGCGATGATGACCGAGGAGCAGATCGCCCGCCTGCGGGAGAGACTGCCGGCCGTGGAGCACCCGGTCGTCGTTCGCCACCCGCGGACCGGGCGGAAGCTGCTGTACGTCAACGAGCCGTTCACCACCCGGATCGTCGGCCTCTCCGACGCCGAGAGCCGTGACCTGCTCGACGAACTCGTCCTGCAGGCCCGCATCCCGGAGTTCCAGGTGCGCTTCCGCTGGCAGCCGGACTCCGTTGCGATCTGGGACAACATCGCCGTCCAGCACTACGCGATCAACGACTACTACCCCAGCGCCGCGTCATGGAGCGGATCGCGATCGCCGGCGTCCCGCTCTCCTGAGCCCGGCACACGTCGCAGTCCCGCCCGGTCTGCCACCGCCGGTCCGCCGTGA
- a CDS encoding TetR family transcriptional regulator, with protein MADKQGRSAVRGPGRPREERVTGAALDAVVALVAERGMSAVTMDAVAERAGVSKPAIYRRWAAKQELIIAAAEARIGELSIPDRGDFRAELRELLTARMESYCQPGVDRLLAGVIGASAEADADRGAYGAYSSRVMGETRRILERGIERGDVRPDTDVRSVATMVAAPMVFRLVGELELPDRHLVEAVVELVARAVGVQH; from the coding sequence ATGGCAGACAAGCAGGGTCGGAGTGCGGTGCGGGGTCCGGGGCGTCCCAGGGAGGAGCGGGTCACCGGTGCGGCGCTGGACGCCGTGGTCGCGCTGGTCGCCGAGCGGGGGATGAGCGCCGTCACGATGGACGCCGTTGCCGAGCGGGCGGGGGTGAGCAAGCCGGCCATCTACCGGCGCTGGGCGGCCAAGCAGGAGTTGATCATCGCCGCCGCCGAGGCCCGGATCGGGGAGCTGTCCATTCCCGACCGGGGGGACTTCCGCGCGGAACTGCGCGAGCTGCTCACCGCGCGCATGGAGTCCTACTGCCAGCCGGGTGTCGACCGCTTGCTGGCGGGTGTCATCGGCGCGTCGGCGGAGGCGGACGCCGACCGGGGCGCGTACGGCGCGTACTCCTCGCGCGTCATGGGGGAGACCCGGCGCATCCTGGAGCGCGGGATCGAACGTGGTGACGTGCGGCCCGACACCGATGTCCGGTCGGTGGCGACCATGGTCGCCGCGCCGATGGTGTTCCGCCTGGTCGGGGAGCTGGAGCTGCCGGACCGGCACCTGGTGGAGGCGGTGGTCGAGCTGGTCGCCCGCGCCGTGGGGGTGCAGCACTGA
- a CDS encoding putative cold-shock DNA-binding protein, which translates to MAFGTVKWFNGEKGFGFIAQEEGGPDVFAHFSNINAQGFRELLEGQKVEFDVTQGQKGLQAENIRPL; encoded by the coding sequence ATGGCTTTTGGCACCGTTAAGTGGTTCAACGGGGAAAAGGGCTTCGGTTTCATCGCGCAGGAGGAGGGCGGCCCGGACGTGTTCGCCCACTTCTCGAACATCAACGCCCAGGGCTTCCGTGAGCTGCTTGAGGGCCAGAAGGTCGAGTTCGACGTCACGCAGGGCCAGAAGGGCCTGCAGGCGGAGAACATTCGCCCCCTCTGA
- a CDS encoding subtilase family protein, which translates to MKPAPGSEPLPPRGVILSQVSPALKPGSVEQRSRVVPIDDENRSPVLVEVDLTRDPDTEQTRTAFLGLYERVFPRGPQPIRVAASYLRCLLSPDEIQLLLQQDQESSGRPTVFRVWPDYTMDAHIDRSVSTIKADAVARCYASSGLGIVWAVMDSGIDEHHPHFAEDTLQGQVSDLHRDFTGLVPDGPADPAEQPLTDPAGHGTHVAGIIAGGLPPDSTPLITRLQLIGGLPVRKSRELAEGRSLRGIAPRAQLVSLKVLAQRGDSLVTSSSAVIEALYYLREKVNTGGRLLVVHGVNLSLGCPWDAAEYACGQSPVCREVNLLAASGVVVVVSAGNGGFGTRVPGEGGTDTRGVLASITDPGNADGAITVGSTHRDRPHEYGVTYNSSKGPTLDGRLKPDLLAPGERITSCATGGLRGDLAALLPAGADPAAVPVYTEQSGTSMAAPHVSGAVAAFLSVRPEFIGRPREIKELFCANATSLGRDRYLEGHGLLDLMRVMSNI; encoded by the coding sequence ATGAAGCCTGCACCGGGGAGCGAGCCCCTCCCGCCGCGCGGGGTGATCCTGAGCCAGGTCAGCCCGGCGCTCAAACCGGGCTCCGTCGAGCAGCGCAGCCGGGTGGTGCCGATCGACGACGAGAACCGCAGCCCGGTGCTGGTCGAGGTGGACCTCACCCGGGACCCGGACACCGAGCAGACCCGAACCGCCTTCCTCGGCCTGTACGAGCGGGTCTTCCCCCGCGGGCCGCAGCCGATCCGGGTCGCCGCGAGCTATCTGCGCTGCCTGCTCAGCCCCGACGAGATCCAGCTGCTGCTGCAGCAGGACCAGGAGTCCTCCGGCCGGCCGACCGTGTTCCGGGTATGGCCGGACTACACGATGGACGCGCACATCGACCGCTCGGTCTCCACCATCAAGGCCGACGCCGTCGCCCGCTGCTACGCCTCCTCCGGCCTGGGCATCGTCTGGGCGGTCATGGACAGCGGCATCGACGAGCACCACCCGCACTTCGCCGAGGACACCCTGCAGGGCCAAGTCTCCGACCTCCACCGGGACTTCACCGGCCTGGTGCCCGACGGCCCGGCCGACCCGGCGGAGCAGCCGCTCACCGACCCCGCCGGCCACGGCACCCATGTGGCCGGGATCATCGCGGGCGGCCTGCCGCCGGACAGCACCCCGCTGATCACCCGCTTACAGCTGATCGGCGGCTTACCCGTCCGGAAGTCCCGCGAGCTCGCCGAGGGCCGTTCACTACGCGGTATCGCCCCCCGGGCCCAGCTGGTCAGCCTCAAGGTGCTGGCCCAGCGCGGCGATTCACTGGTCACTTCGTCCAGCGCGGTGATCGAGGCGCTGTACTACCTGCGGGAGAAGGTGAACACCGGCGGTCGCCTGCTGGTGGTACACGGCGTCAACCTCAGCCTCGGCTGTCCCTGGGACGCCGCCGAGTACGCCTGCGGCCAGAGCCCGGTCTGCCGGGAGGTCAATCTGCTGGCGGCCAGCGGCGTGGTGGTCGTGGTGAGCGCGGGCAACGGCGGCTTCGGCACCCGGGTGCCGGGCGAGGGCGGCACCGACACCCGGGGGGTGCTGGCCTCCATCACCGACCCGGGCAACGCGGACGGCGCGATCACCGTCGGCTCCACACACCGGGATCGCCCGCACGAGTACGGCGTCACCTACAACTCCTCCAAGGGGCCGACCCTGGACGGCAGGTTGAAGCCGGACCTGCTGGCCCCCGGCGAGCGGATCACCTCCTGTGCCACCGGCGGCCTGCGCGGCGACCTGGCCGCCCTGCTCCCGGCGGGCGCCGACCCGGCGGCCGTGCCGGTCTACACCGAGCAGAGCGGCACCTCGATGGCCGCCCCGCACGTCTCCGGTGCCGTCGCCGCCTTCCTCTCCGTCCGGCCCGAGTTCATCGGCCGCCCGCGCGAGATCAAGGAGTTGTTCTGCGCCAACGCGACCTCGCTCGGCCGCGACCGCTACCTGGAGGGTCACGGCCTGCTCGACCTGATGCGCGTGATGTCCAACATCTAG